The sequence CCGACACCGTAGAAAGGAGAGCCGTATGGCCGGCACGAGCGGCGGGGACGGCAAGACGAAGACGCTCATCGACTGGGAGTGGTTATCCGCGCGGGAGTTGTACGCGAGTGAGCTGGCCTATCGGCGGCAGCAGGCGGGGCTGACGCTCATGGAACTCGCGGCAAAGTGCATGTACGAACAGTCCTACCTCCACCGGCTGGAGCGGGGACAGCGCCTCGGCACCGTGGAAGCGGCCACAGCACTGGACAAGGTGTACGGCACCGGCGAACTCCTGGTGAAGCTGTGGCACCTGGCCAAACGCGAGGCGAAGGACCGCCCGTTCCTCGGATTGGCACCCTTGGAGGCGGACGCGGTGAGCGTCCAGGAGTACGCGGTCAGCGCCGTGCCGTACCTCCTCCAGACCCGCGCCTACGCCGAAGAGCAACTGCGTACCGCTCGGCCGCACACCATCCAGCAGTTGAGCACCCAGGTCACCGCACGGCTGAAACGCCAGGACCGCCTCACCGGCCCGGACCCCGTCCACTACCG comes from Streptomyces sp. NBC_00448 and encodes:
- a CDS encoding helix-turn-helix domain-containing protein → MAGTSGGDGKTKTLIDWEWLSARELYASELAYRRQQAGLTLMELAAKCMYEQSYLHRLERGQRLGTVEAATALDKVYGTGELLVKLWHLAKREAKDRPFLGLAPLEADAVSVQEYAVSAVPYLLQTRAYAEEQLRTARPHTIQQLSTQVTARLKRQDRLTGPDPVHYRALIDEAVLRRKARDPRTWTAQLEHLIEVAPQPDVSLHVVPFGTGPHHIRSCLELIFFQDGHIVAYTQSSWSGHLVEEPEDVEPLRLAYDLLRDSALTRTDSLTFLRTALEEHAPQR